In a genomic window of Mucilaginibacter sp. KACC 22063:
- a CDS encoding MFS transporter, with protein sequence MNFRPQDTVTDRELQSGLKLVNADGLSAEAMVVFTSGTFLTAMAIHMGATNFQLGVLAALPTFTTIFQLLSIWLVRKFNNRKIISVICNFMARIPLLFIGVLPFLFTAGTSIQVLIVMLFFQHIFGDIAGASWNAWMKDLIPGERLGSFFSSRSRMAQTLNVTLSLATAIGIDYVKKHYPAQEIVTYNVLFLIGGILGMISVFLLLRTPEPKPRVIEDKLFTLFGKPLKNKNFRNLLVFNSFWAFALNLATPFFGVYMMKTIGLPVSYIIGLGIISQLSSIVSIKIWGKYSDRFSNKNIIAICAPVYIAAIIAFAFTAMPHGIRASMALLIVIHMLSGIATAGINLALSNIGIKLAPNSEAIAYISTKNMFVAFFSTIAPMIGGLAADFFATHQTVLHLSGHEILNLQGWNYFFVIGGILALVSLRLLKNVEEQGEIHNNRVVIHMRVGLRNNLRNRLGREVTNRIYYPSSVVRKKIIRLKYAEPKFYKRSA encoded by the coding sequence ATGAATTTCAGACCTCAGGACACAGTAACCGATCGCGAGTTGCAGTCGGGCTTAAAGCTGGTTAATGCAGACGGCCTTTCGGCCGAAGCAATGGTGGTATTTACCAGCGGTACCTTTTTAACGGCAATGGCCATCCACATGGGGGCTACTAATTTCCAGTTAGGCGTGTTAGCTGCCCTGCCTACGTTTACCACCATCTTCCAGTTATTATCTATTTGGCTGGTACGTAAATTTAACAATCGCAAAATCATCAGCGTGATCTGTAATTTTATGGCGCGTATCCCGCTGTTGTTTATCGGTGTGCTTCCATTTTTATTTACCGCAGGTACCAGCATACAGGTGCTTATTGTGATGCTGTTCTTCCAGCATATTTTTGGTGACATTGCCGGAGCCAGCTGGAATGCCTGGATGAAGGACCTTATTCCTGGTGAAAGACTGGGCTCATTTTTCTCAAGCCGCAGCCGAATGGCACAAACGCTTAATGTTACTTTAAGTTTAGCTACTGCCATCGGTATCGATTATGTAAAGAAGCATTATCCCGCTCAGGAAATCGTTACTTATAATGTGCTGTTTTTAATTGGCGGAATATTAGGTATGATCAGCGTGTTCCTATTGTTACGCACACCAGAACCTAAGCCACGGGTAATCGAAGATAAATTATTCACGCTTTTTGGCAAGCCGCTCAAAAACAAGAACTTTAGAAACTTACTGGTCTTTAATTCTTTTTGGGCTTTTGCGCTCAATCTGGCTACACCGTTCTTTGGTGTATATATGATGAAAACTATCGGTTTACCCGTATCATATATTATCGGTTTGGGTATTATCAGCCAGTTAAGCAGTATTGTTTCTATAAAGATATGGGGCAAATATTCAGATCGGTTCAGTAATAAAAACATTATAGCTATTTGTGCCCCGGTGTACATTGCAGCTATTATTGCATTTGCATTTACGGCAATGCCGCATGGTATCAGGGCAAGTATGGCTTTGCTGATTGTTATTCACATGCTAAGCGGTATTGCTACGGCGGGTATCAATCTTGCACTTTCAAATATTGGTATTAAACTGGCGCCCAACAGCGAGGCCATTGCCTATATTTCTACAAAAAATATGTTCGTGGCTTTCTTTTCGACCATAGCACCAATGATTGGTGGTTTAGCTGCCGACTTCTTTGCTACCCATCAAACCGTGTTGCATCTTTCAGGACATGAAATTCTGAATCTGCAAGGCTGGAATTATTTCTTTGTGATTGGCGGAATACTGGCGCTGGTGTCATTAAGGCTGCTAAAAAATGTGGAAGAGCAGGGCGAGATACATAATAACCGGGTAGTGATTCATATGCGTGTGGGGCTGCGTAACAACCTGCGCAACAGGTTAGGGCGCGAGGTTACTAATCGCATCTATTATCCTTCTTCAGTTGTCAGGAAGAAAATTATCAGGCTAAAATATGCCGAGCCTAAGTTTTATAAAAGGTCTGCCTAA